One Paenibacillus sp. FSL H7-0737 DNA segment encodes these proteins:
- a CDS encoding helix-turn-helix domain-containing protein, translating to MKLSNNNLVHRIYMLKEAGKRQCGGGHISNLQMAQSPLFLTPIEATVLITIEGETVALKIGEILFLSAGTIYHINAPLETVISVLAISYEVYGLSNSTEQELVYGLCREFFPVNGILPVRTTNKITRLFSELEDVAANNLEVQADRIQSLLYQLHQLVVEADTEADITDSSYFRMLSYIHQNIQKEITREMMSRMMGFNPRYFSVWFRKQTGWSFTEYVAHLRVNKAKKYLMSSQATIQQISQKVGYSDGLYLSRKFKQVTGMTPTDFRLRPKPKRIVALQFLGDLLALGVKPVAVEKDVMNYSLLLQPELADVRSFELQGCPAEADLSGLEADIVIAPTYLSPRQLKCMEKLGPLVTVECDEMDRLEQIRLFGRLLGEEEKAEAWIRHYHLKIDLAKQRLSSLIESGETVAVYEIRQDNSIYIWNHTARGVYNLYPMLGLAPPDKVRSDVLERNDHLCISLSELPIYAADHMFVVVSGREDWMSRTRKRISKSVVWRNLPAFRNERIYYLKLEEFWGSEGLALERQLEIQTDLLIGHKLS from the coding sequence ATGAAGCTATCTAATAATAACCTGGTACACAGAATTTATATGTTAAAAGAGGCTGGGAAACGCCAATGCGGCGGTGGTCACATCAGTAATCTCCAGATGGCCCAGTCCCCACTCTTCCTGACACCAATAGAAGCTACCGTTCTAATAACCATTGAAGGAGAGACAGTAGCTCTTAAAATAGGTGAAATTCTTTTTTTAAGTGCAGGTACGATTTATCATATTAATGCTCCATTAGAGACCGTTATCTCTGTTCTAGCAATCTCCTATGAGGTATATGGGCTAAGCAATAGCACTGAGCAAGAATTGGTTTATGGACTTTGCCGTGAATTTTTTCCGGTCAATGGGATTTTACCAGTACGTACGACGAATAAAATAACCCGCTTATTCAGCGAATTGGAAGATGTTGCTGCCAATAATTTAGAAGTACAGGCAGATAGAATTCAATCCTTGCTGTATCAGCTGCATCAACTGGTCGTAGAGGCTGACACTGAAGCAGACATTACGGATAGTTCATATTTCAGAATGCTCTCTTATATTCACCAGAACATCCAAAAGGAGATTACGCGAGAGATGATGTCTAGAATGATGGGATTTAATCCTCGCTATTTCTCAGTATGGTTCCGCAAGCAGACGGGGTGGAGCTTCACCGAATATGTAGCTCATTTAAGAGTGAATAAAGCGAAAAAATATTTGATGTCCAGCCAAGCAACAATCCAGCAAATTTCTCAAAAAGTAGGCTATTCAGATGGACTATATCTGAGCCGGAAATTCAAGCAAGTCACCGGGATGACTCCAACAGATTTCCGTTTGCGTCCCAAACCGAAGCGGATTGTAGCGTTGCAATTTTTAGGGGATTTACTTGCGCTGGGTGTGAAGCCTGTCGCGGTTGAAAAAGATGTGATGAACTACTCATTGCTTTTGCAGCCGGAACTGGCGGATGTACGATCGTTTGAATTACAGGGATGTCCGGCGGAAGCGGACTTGTCTGGACTGGAAGCTGATATAGTCATTGCACCGACCTATCTGAGCCCCCGTCAGCTTAAATGCATGGAAAAGTTGGGTCCACTAGTTACGGTGGAATGTGATGAGATGGACCGCTTAGAACAGATTCGTTTATTCGGCAGACTGCTGGGAGAAGAGGAGAAGGCAGAGGCATGGATAAGGCACTATCATTTGAAAATAGATTTGGCCAAGCAGCGCTTGTCCTCACTAATTGAATCTGGTGAAACGGTAGCGGTGTATGAGATTAGGCAAGATAACAGTATTTATATCTGGAATCATACAGCCCGAGGTGTGTACAATCTGTATCCAATGCTAGGGTTAGCTCCGCCGGACAAGGTAAGGTCAGATGTTCTGGAGCGGAATGATCATCTATGCATCTCACTGTCGGAATTGCCAATATACGCGGCTGACCATATGTTTGTGGTTGTATCAGGACGAGAGGACTGGATGTCGAGAACACGTAAACGCATTAGCAAGAGTGTGGTTTGGCGCAATCTTCCAGCATTCAGGAATGAACGCATATATTACCTCAAGCTTGAGGAATTTTGGGGCAGCGAAGGGCTTGCACTCGAACGTCAGTTGGAGATACAGACAGATTTGTTAATCGGCCATAAGTTAAGCTGA
- a CDS encoding ABC transporter substrate-binding protein → MHNLQKNTSKQNHWLLFPFMLTLILVLSACGNSNTTVENTGGTSNTTAATQAPTETNQEAESAETPTVKTVSTVKGDVEIPVHPKRIVAEEYLGSLIALDTIPIGAPGLTLENMYYKEALTGVTDTGAYGKMSPEKIIALNPDLIISGQAESYETLSKIAPTIIVPYGDLKDAHAELTYFGELLGKEQEAKNWLADYDKRIAEAKAKVDKALPADATFSIMEDGGKSIWVYGDNFGRGGQPIYQALGRKPPTEVAAEIMEKQWAEISKEALTKYAGDYIILTSNNLTEADYKADSFWGNLPAVKNGHLYVWKEERSWYYDPIAVLTQTEELADWLINNK, encoded by the coding sequence TTGCATAATCTACAAAAGAATACTTCGAAACAGAATCATTGGCTTCTATTTCCCTTCATGCTGACGTTAATTCTAGTCCTATCAGCTTGTGGAAATTCCAATACTACGGTGGAGAATACAGGTGGTACCAGTAATACAACAGCAGCAACACAAGCACCAACCGAAACTAATCAAGAAGCAGAAAGTGCTGAAACTCCTACTGTCAAAACAGTAAGTACCGTAAAAGGTGATGTTGAAATCCCTGTTCATCCTAAACGAATTGTCGCTGAGGAATACTTGGGAAGTCTAATAGCTCTTGATACCATTCCTATCGGAGCTCCAGGCTTGACCTTAGAGAATATGTATTATAAGGAGGCTCTTACCGGTGTTACAGACACAGGGGCGTACGGTAAAATGTCACCTGAAAAAATCATCGCACTAAATCCTGACTTGATTATTTCGGGACAAGCAGAAAGCTATGAAACGCTTAGCAAAATTGCTCCTACCATCATTGTGCCTTACGGGGATTTAAAAGATGCTCATGCAGAATTAACCTATTTCGGAGAACTCCTTGGAAAGGAACAAGAAGCAAAGAATTGGCTTGCAGATTATGACAAACGGATAGCCGAAGCTAAAGCAAAAGTGGACAAGGCCCTCCCGGCAGATGCAACCTTCTCCATCATGGAAGACGGTGGAAAATCCATCTGGGTCTATGGCGATAACTTTGGCCGAGGCGGACAGCCCATCTATCAAGCGCTTGGTCGCAAGCCGCCTACAGAAGTAGCAGCGGAGATTATGGAGAAGCAATGGGCGGAAATTTCTAAAGAAGCGTTAACTAAATATGCCGGAGATTATATTATCTTAACCTCAAATAACCTTACAGAAGCTGATTACAAGGCTGATTCATTTTGGGGCAACCTTCCTGCAGTCAAAAATGGACACCTCTATGTTTGGAAAGAAGAACGTTCCTGGTATTATGACCCTATCGCGGTATTAACCCAGACCGAAGAGCTGGCCGATTGGCTAATAAATAATAAATAA
- a CDS encoding AraC family transcriptional regulator, producing the protein MPIQSGGMPHHSHPFYMPVKISSLTSLSHYATDNIPATNSCIMFVWEGKGQLEIDGELHSLESGSIMIFAATSNLKLENEQQLQGMWIEYTSMPNRRQEHYFLNGSPALHHASTQLIALSGELYSAWIEPDDRKPFKVQQLFTQFIVDLHHELTAKKETSGGWIENVFEYIEAHYNEDITREQMATLAGVSPEHFSRTFRKIMGQTFSAYITLLRIRRAQQRILTSSPNLTTLAHEVGYEEGTYLSRKFKQLVGLSPTAYQNKNKKIVALNYNHTAILRVLEIMPQLGVYSDWHRSLEQVPASKQLTMNEGNSSLLFDSIALAEPDIIISYNIPENKMLTPVAPVIELPFMQMSWREQFGLIADVVNRRQRAEEWLGHYDGLCHTANKKLNHSIGSERGTAIVWELSSRAAYCFSSSYGRGCQILYGDLGFKPPSIIMENGIMDSGYLVSSIEEIGTYPADYIIITSIPSSSEGRKRLSRLLHSRDWKQLDAVRNNRVYILNQGDMFYGFDPLSSQAQLKELLHVMTS; encoded by the coding sequence ATGCCCATCCAATCCGGCGGGATGCCACATCATTCCCATCCTTTTTATATGCCTGTTAAGATTAGTAGCCTAACAAGTCTTTCCCACTACGCAACCGATAACATCCCAGCTACGAATTCCTGTATTATGTTTGTCTGGGAAGGTAAAGGTCAGCTTGAGATAGATGGCGAACTTCATAGCCTCGAATCCGGAAGCATCATGATCTTTGCTGCAACTTCAAATTTGAAGCTAGAGAATGAGCAACAGTTACAGGGGATGTGGATAGAGTACACCAGTATGCCCAACCGTAGGCAAGAGCATTATTTTCTAAATGGCAGCCCAGCCTTACACCACGCCTCCACACAATTGATCGCATTGTCTGGTGAGCTTTACAGTGCTTGGATAGAACCCGATGATCGGAAACCGTTTAAGGTCCAGCAATTATTCACCCAATTCATCGTGGATCTTCATCATGAACTGACTGCAAAAAAGGAGACTTCAGGAGGATGGATTGAAAATGTGTTTGAATACATAGAAGCTCATTACAACGAAGATATTACTCGGGAGCAGATGGCTACGTTAGCTGGGGTAAGCCCTGAACACTTCTCACGTACCTTTCGTAAAATTATGGGTCAAACTTTCAGCGCTTATATTACACTGTTAAGAATCCGCAGAGCACAGCAGCGAATCCTCACCAGTTCCCCAAATCTAACAACACTGGCGCATGAGGTTGGTTATGAAGAAGGAACTTATCTGAGCCGTAAATTCAAGCAGCTTGTGGGTCTTTCACCTACAGCCTATCAGAATAAGAACAAAAAAATTGTTGCTTTAAACTACAATCACACAGCTATCCTACGGGTACTGGAAATTATGCCTCAACTCGGTGTTTATTCGGATTGGCATCGGAGCTTAGAGCAAGTGCCAGCCTCCAAACAACTTACGATGAACGAAGGTAACTCTTCCCTTCTATTTGATTCGATAGCTTTAGCAGAACCAGATATCATTATCAGCTACAATATTCCTGAGAATAAGATGCTGACTCCAGTTGCTCCGGTCATTGAATTACCCTTTATGCAAATGAGCTGGCGAGAGCAATTTGGTTTGATCGCTGATGTAGTCAACCGGCGACAGCGAGCAGAAGAATGGTTAGGTCATTACGATGGGCTCTGCCATACTGCCAATAAGAAACTGAATCATTCGATAGGATCGGAAAGAGGGACAGCTATCGTTTGGGAGCTTAGTTCCCGAGCAGCTTATTGTTTCAGTAGCAGTTACGGTAGGGGGTGTCAGATTTTGTACGGAGATCTTGGATTCAAGCCACCATCCATCATTATGGAGAACGGAATAATGGATTCAGGGTATCTAGTGTCATCTATTGAGGAAATCGGAACCTATCCTGCAGACTATATTATTATCACTAGCATCCCATCATCTTCTGAGGGAAGAAAACGCCTCTCTCGCCTTCTGCATTCTCGTGATTGGAAGCAGTTAGATGCAGTCCGTAACAATCGGGTATACATCCTGAACCAGGGTGACATGTTCTATGGATTTGATCCGCTGTCTTCTCAAGCACAGCTTAAAGAATTGCTGCATGTGATGACATCATAA
- a CDS encoding FecCD family ABC transporter permease translates to MEKTTFGSFEAAKNKRGLIIMISLAVLIVIAFIISMNTGYIRLTPMELINTLFGKGTDKQELILFQFRLPRIVISVLIGAGLAVSGAVMQGVFRNALADPGILGINAGAGIMVMLLISFYPTATAAPVYLLPMVAFVGAGLTAALIYALAYKRHQGISPMRLLLTGVAVAAGMSAAMIVLTLRLDPEKYQFVATWLAGSIWGTSWKFVLSLLPWILILVPYVIYKARVMNVLNLGEQTAVGLGAAVTKEQFRLLAAAVGLAAASVAVSGGIGFVGLVGPHLARRLVGPKHQLMLPTSALLGSLLVITADTIGRWILQPSEIPTGIVVAVIGAPYFLYLLARTKS, encoded by the coding sequence ATGGAAAAAACGACATTCGGTTCCTTCGAAGCCGCCAAAAACAAACGGGGCTTAATTATCATGATTTCGTTGGCTGTACTAATTGTGATTGCTTTTATTATTAGTATGAATACAGGTTACATACGTTTGACTCCTATGGAGTTGATTAATACATTGTTCGGTAAAGGAACCGACAAGCAGGAGTTAATCTTGTTTCAGTTTCGGCTGCCACGTATTGTGATTTCCGTTCTAATTGGGGCAGGTCTGGCTGTATCCGGTGCTGTGATGCAGGGCGTCTTTCGTAATGCGTTAGCGGACCCTGGTATCTTAGGGATTAATGCTGGTGCAGGAATTATGGTTATGCTGTTAATCTCTTTTTACCCTACGGCAACCGCGGCTCCGGTGTATCTGTTGCCAATGGTAGCGTTCGTCGGTGCGGGGCTTACAGCTGCCTTAATCTATGCTCTAGCTTATAAACGGCACCAAGGAATATCGCCTATGCGTCTACTGTTGACTGGTGTAGCTGTCGCAGCTGGGATGAGTGCAGCTATGATCGTGCTTACGCTAAGGCTTGATCCAGAAAAATACCAATTCGTCGCTACTTGGCTAGCAGGCAGCATTTGGGGAACAAGCTGGAAGTTTGTACTTTCACTCCTACCGTGGATTCTTATTCTGGTGCCTTATGTCATCTATAAGGCAAGGGTGATGAACGTACTGAATCTAGGGGAGCAGACCGCTGTGGGACTTGGTGCTGCAGTAACGAAGGAACAATTTCGGCTTCTTGCGGCTGCGGTAGGATTAGCAGCGGCGAGTGTCGCTGTCAGCGGTGGAATTGGTTTTGTGGGATTGGTCGGACCCCATTTGGCGAGACGGTTAGTTGGGCCGAAGCATCAACTCATGCTTCCGACTTCGGCACTGCTTGGGTCACTACTCGTTATTACAGCGGATACCATTGGACGCTGGATCCTCCAGCCGTCTGAGATTCCTACGGGTATCGTTGTAGCTGTAATTGGAGCACCATACTTTTTGTATTTGTTAGCCCGTACGAAATCTTGA
- a CDS encoding ABC transporter ATP-binding protein, producing the protein MLRRFFAYYRPYKGLFILDFSCAIAAALLELVFPLAVNRVVDDLLPSGNWRWILYSCLGLLGIYIVSAFMHFVVTYWGHKLGINIESDMRKKLFDRVQKLSFNFFDNNKTGHLVSRMTNDLMDIGEIAHHGPEDLFIAVMTLLGVFGIMLSINWQLAILTFVIVPLMIYLSMYFSRKMSKAFHIMFADIADYNARVENNVSGIRVVQAFANENHEISRFAVNNERFRITKLMTYRIMAWNSSFSFVLMKLVSLFVLVCGTYFVIQKQMTYGEFIAFVMLSNVFLGPLQQINSVIETYPKGIAGFKRYLELLETEPDVDDAIDAKTVHDLKGNITFHDVAFAYSDKENVLQNVNLSIQAGETVALVGPSGAGKTTLCSLLPRFYDVSEGNISIDGIDIRSMKLESLRSHIGIVQQDVFLFDGTIRENIAYGRLGASDEEIWEAARRAQLEELIKSQPAGLDTMIGERGVKLSGGQKQRLSIARMFLKNPTILILDEATSALDTETESAIQEALAELSQGRTTLVIAHRLATIKNADRIVVVAEGGIAEQGRHEELLQTTGIYSRLHEAQFGA; encoded by the coding sequence ATGTTGCGTCGTTTTTTTGCTTACTATAGGCCCTATAAGGGATTGTTTATTCTTGATTTTTCTTGTGCTATTGCTGCTGCACTACTTGAACTGGTCTTTCCGTTAGCCGTTAACCGGGTAGTAGATGATCTGCTGCCAAGCGGCAATTGGAGATGGATACTCTATTCATGCCTCGGCTTGCTGGGGATATATATTGTCAGTGCCTTTATGCATTTTGTCGTCACTTACTGGGGGCATAAGCTGGGGATTAATATCGAATCGGATATGAGAAAAAAGCTTTTTGACCGAGTTCAGAAGTTATCTTTCAATTTCTTTGACAACAACAAGACCGGCCATCTAGTATCCCGGATGACAAATGATTTGATGGACATCGGTGAGATTGCCCACCACGGGCCAGAGGATCTCTTTATAGCAGTAATGACGCTGCTCGGTGTGTTTGGCATTATGCTCAGTATCAATTGGCAATTAGCTATTCTGACGTTTGTAATCGTTCCGCTTATGATTTATTTATCCATGTACTTCAGCCGGAAAATGTCTAAAGCCTTCCACATCATGTTCGCGGACATTGCTGACTATAACGCACGCGTGGAGAACAATGTAAGCGGGATCCGCGTTGTGCAAGCTTTTGCTAATGAGAATCATGAAATTTCCCGTTTTGCGGTCAATAACGAACGCTTCCGTATAACAAAGCTGATGACCTATCGAATTATGGCTTGGAATTCATCCTTTAGCTTTGTTCTCATGAAACTGGTCTCGTTATTTGTTCTCGTATGCGGAACATATTTTGTAATCCAGAAGCAAATGACCTACGGTGAATTTATTGCTTTTGTGATGTTGTCCAATGTATTTTTAGGACCATTACAACAGATTAACTCGGTCATTGAGACCTATCCCAAAGGCATTGCAGGTTTTAAACGTTATCTCGAACTGCTGGAGACGGAGCCGGATGTTGATGATGCGATTGACGCTAAGACAGTTCATGATCTTAAGGGGAATATAACCTTCCATGATGTGGCTTTCGCCTACAGCGATAAAGAGAACGTACTCCAAAATGTGAATCTGTCGATTCAAGCAGGAGAGACCGTTGCTCTGGTCGGTCCATCTGGTGCGGGTAAGACAACGCTTTGTAGTCTACTACCTCGCTTCTATGATGTAAGTGAGGGTAACATTAGCATTGATGGAATTGATATTCGTTCCATGAAGCTTGAATCTCTTCGTTCACACATCGGGATTGTACAGCAAGATGTATTTCTGTTTGACGGAACCATCCGTGAGAATATCGCTTACGGGCGGTTGGGTGCCTCCGATGAAGAAATCTGGGAGGCAGCACGGCGCGCCCAATTGGAAGAGCTGATCAAATCCCAGCCTGCTGGACTGGATACTATGATCGGGGAGCGGGGCGTTAAGCTCTCTGGAGGTCAGAAGCAGCGGCTGTCCATTGCCCGGATGTTCCTGAAGAATCCAACGATTCTCATTCTAGACGAAGCCACATCGGCGTTGGATACCGAGACGGAGTCCGCAATTCAGGAAGCACTTGCAGAGTTGTCACAAGGTCGTACGACGCTTGTTATAGCTCATCGATTGGCAACGATCAAGAATGCCGACCGTATTGTTGTTGTTGCGGAAGGTGGTATCGCTGAACAAGGCAGACATGAAGAACTGTTACAGACTACCGGAATTTACAGTCGACTACATGAGGCACAATTTGGAGCGTAA
- a CDS encoding iron-hydroxamate ABC transporter substrate-binding protein: MYRVISLGKTSMIAVVLTLVLMLSACGQAANQGNAPASTSAEVAKSTNDSVVASTEPAADAEYWTYESDKGPVQIPRNPQRIVIPVQDFIGDLLTLGVTPIAVAGNDILNHPYFKEALTGVEVVGDDMTVSLEKITSLEPDLIITYQEDTYEQISKIAPTVFIPWGKYDYKERLIEIGKILNKEQQAVKWVTDFNQKLEAKKAELADLIAADKKVAIFEIAGKELFLYGSSYGRGGEIIYNGLGLHAPDLVEEVAFKEGWASLSLETLPEYLGEADYIFQGFSRGVEQDKLDILDSVFWQSLPAVKAGHVFTYDLKTYYLSDAYALDKQLDEIVTLLKSLQ, encoded by the coding sequence TTGTACAGAGTAATATCGTTAGGAAAAACAAGTATGATAGCCGTTGTACTTACGCTGGTGCTAATGTTGAGCGCATGCGGACAAGCTGCTAATCAGGGGAATGCTCCAGCTAGCACGTCTGCTGAAGTGGCTAAAAGCACTAATGATTCTGTAGTTGCCAGCACGGAGCCGGCTGCTGATGCAGAGTACTGGACATATGAAAGCGACAAAGGTCCGGTGCAGATCCCACGCAATCCACAAAGAATTGTAATTCCGGTACAAGACTTTATCGGTGATCTTCTGACGCTGGGGGTGACGCCCATTGCCGTAGCTGGGAATGACATCTTGAATCATCCATATTTCAAAGAGGCGCTTACAGGTGTAGAAGTAGTGGGTGATGACATGACGGTGTCCCTGGAGAAAATAACGAGCCTGGAACCGGATTTGATTATCACTTATCAGGAAGATACCTATGAGCAAATCTCCAAGATTGCTCCGACTGTCTTTATTCCTTGGGGTAAATACGACTATAAGGAACGATTGATTGAGATCGGGAAAATCTTGAACAAGGAGCAGCAGGCTGTAAAATGGGTGACGGATTTCAATCAGAAGCTGGAAGCGAAGAAAGCGGAATTGGCCGATCTGATCGCAGCTGACAAAAAGGTGGCAATCTTTGAAATTGCCGGTAAAGAGCTGTTTCTATACGGTTCGTCATATGGGCGTGGTGGAGAGATTATATACAACGGATTGGGGCTGCATGCACCTGATCTTGTCGAAGAGGTAGCCTTTAAGGAAGGCTGGGCTTCCCTTTCTCTCGAAACGCTGCCCGAGTATCTAGGAGAAGCTGATTATATATTCCAAGGCTTCAGTCGTGGTGTGGAGCAGGATAAGCTGGACATTCTGGACAGTGTCTTCTGGCAAAGCCTACCTGCTGTTAAGGCGGGTCATGTGTTCACCTACGATCTCAAAACTTATTATCTCTCTGATGCTTATGCGCTGGACAAGCAGCTGGATGAGATAGTCACGTTGTTGAAGTCCCTACAATAA
- a CDS encoding FecCD family ABC transporter permease, which produces MNQQITTRIGADKGVVKREFRSRPWAATLILVGGLALLLLGIAVSVSFGAADIKLSVVWSAVFHFDPEIMDHQIIRELRLPRVLGGAMIGASFAVAGAIMQGMTRNPLADSGLMGINSGAGFALALCFAFFPNLSFMYLILYSFVGAGVGAGVVYGIGSLAKGGLTPARLVLAGAAFSALLSALSEGVALYFHIGQDLAFWYAGGVAGTKWIQLKIMFPWIGAALIGAMVISRSITMLSLGDDVAKGLGQRTGLVKLAGALIVLILAGSSVAVVGAVGFIGLIIPHLTRFFVGVDYRWIIPCSAILGSLLAVFADLTARMINPPNETPLGAIIALIGVPFFLYLARKERREL; this is translated from the coding sequence ATGAATCAACAGATAACTACCAGGATAGGAGCCGATAAAGGAGTAGTTAAACGAGAATTTCGTTCACGTCCTTGGGCGGCAACATTAATCTTGGTCGGCGGTCTGGCGCTATTATTATTAGGAATTGCTGTTTCCGTCTCCTTCGGTGCAGCAGATATTAAGCTGTCTGTGGTATGGTCAGCTGTGTTTCACTTTGATCCGGAGATCATGGATCATCAGATTATTAGAGAATTAAGATTACCTCGTGTACTTGGCGGGGCAATGATAGGGGCTAGCTTTGCAGTTGCTGGCGCCATTATGCAAGGGATGACGCGAAATCCATTGGCTGATTCAGGTCTGATGGGTATCAACTCAGGCGCAGGATTTGCGCTTGCACTATGTTTTGCTTTTTTTCCAAATTTATCGTTTATGTATTTGATTCTATATTCTTTCGTGGGTGCCGGCGTAGGCGCGGGCGTCGTATACGGAATTGGATCACTTGCTAAGGGAGGATTAACTCCTGCTCGTTTGGTGCTGGCCGGTGCTGCTTTTAGTGCGCTTTTGTCGGCACTGAGTGAAGGGGTAGCTTTATATTTTCACATCGGTCAAGATTTAGCTTTCTGGTATGCGGGAGGTGTGGCTGGAACGAAATGGATCCAACTCAAAATCATGTTCCCTTGGATAGGGGCCGCTTTAATTGGTGCAATGGTAATCTCTCGATCGATCACGATGCTCAGTTTAGGTGACGATGTTGCGAAAGGTCTAGGTCAGCGTACAGGGCTTGTGAAGTTAGCAGGTGCATTAATCGTATTGATTTTGGCTGGATCATCGGTTGCCGTAGTTGGTGCAGTTGGTTTCATTGGACTAATTATTCCGCATTTGACACGATTTTTTGTGGGTGTCGATTACAGATGGATTATTCCGTGTTCAGCGATCCTCGGCAGTTTACTTGCTGTATTTGCAGATTTAACTGCGCGGATGATTAATCCACCTAATGAAACGCCACTTGGCGCTATTATTGCACTGATTGGTGTACCTTTCTTCCTTTATCTTGCACGTAAAGAAAGGAGGGAGCTGTAA
- a CDS encoding NAD(P)/FAD-dependent oxidoreductase has protein sequence MNNQLELYDVTIIGGGPAGMYTAFYSGMRDLKTKLIEAKDELGGRMLIYPEKMIWDVGGVTPTLCHQLIGQLKEQAQTFEPTIVLGQQIMNQERQEDGTYILTSSTGEQHWTRTVILAIGYGILQMAKLEIEGADRYEVTNLHYTVQELEPFRGKRVLISGGGDSAVDWANELESIAASVTIVHRREQFGGHEKNIVRMKESSVNVRVPYAVSQLHSSNGETIDQVTINHIETGESEQFEVDAVIVNHGLKSDFGPLKEWGLDMGEWCANVSDKLETNLPGIFAAGDFVDYTSKVRLIAGAFTDAVLALNSAKLFIDPTAAKVAYVSSHNERFKEKNKALGVVDDH, from the coding sequence ATGAACAATCAACTGGAATTATACGATGTAACGATTATTGGCGGCGGACCTGCTGGGATGTATACAGCTTTTTATAGTGGAATGAGAGACCTCAAGACGAAGTTGATTGAAGCGAAGGATGAGCTCGGAGGAAGAATGCTTATTTATCCTGAAAAAATGATCTGGGACGTAGGCGGAGTAACGCCGACGCTTTGTCATCAGCTGATTGGGCAGCTCAAGGAGCAGGCGCAGACCTTTGAACCCACCATTGTGCTGGGACAGCAAATTATGAATCAAGAGAGACAAGAAGACGGGACATATATCTTAACCTCGTCTACCGGGGAACAACACTGGACACGAACCGTTATTCTGGCAATTGGTTACGGAATCCTACAAATGGCTAAGCTCGAAATCGAAGGTGCGGATCGCTATGAGGTGACGAATCTTCATTATACCGTTCAGGAGCTAGAGCCATTCCGTGGTAAAAGGGTGCTGATCTCCGGCGGAGGAGACTCTGCAGTAGACTGGGCAAATGAACTGGAGTCGATTGCAGCAAGTGTAACGATTGTGCACCGTCGTGAACAGTTTGGGGGTCATGAGAAAAATATTGTGCGGATGAAGGAATCTTCGGTCAATGTCCGCGTGCCCTATGCAGTAAGCCAATTACACAGCAGTAATGGGGAAACGATAGATCAGGTGACGATCAACCACATAGAGACAGGTGAATCAGAGCAATTTGAAGTGGATGCAGTGATCGTAAACCATGGTCTTAAGAGCGATTTTGGCCCGTTAAAAGAGTGGGGCCTTGATATGGGCGAATGGTGTGCGAACGTATCTGATAAGCTGGAGACCAATCTCCCTGGCATATTTGCAGCTGGTGACTTTGTGGATTATACAAGTAAGGTACGTTTAATTGCCGGTGCCTTCACCGATGCAGTTCTGGCGCTTAATAGTGCCAAGCTGTTCATAGATCCAACTGCGGCTAAAGTTGCTTATGTGTCTTCTCACAATGAGCGGTTCAAAGAGAAGAATAAGGCGCTTGGTGTCGTTGACGACCATTAA